The Kribbella jejuensis region CGATCTGGTACCCCGGACCAGCGGCGAGTACGTGCGTGCTCGTCGCCAGCGGGCCGGACTCCTGGCAGGATCGGGGCGTGGCCTCCCCGCGCTCGCCGAGGCGATGAACAGCATCTCCACGCTGACCATCGACCCGGTGGACCGGGCCAACCTGGCCGCGAACGTGTTCCGGGCCGCGTTGACCGAGGTCCAGCAGACCGGTCCGCAGGAAGCTCTGCGGATCGACGGACGGGCAGCCACCGAGACCGCCCTGCGGGACGGGCTCGAGGCCACCTACCGGTTGCTGGCCGACCAGGCCACGACCCGGCCGGAACGGATCGCCCTGGTCGACCAGGCCAACGAGGTTCGAGGATGGACGCTGCGATGACGAGTACGACCGACACGGCCTGCCCCAACTGCGGCGGGCCGGTGGCCGCGAGCGATCGGTTCTGCGAGGCCTGCGGCACCGAGCTGCGACCGGCCGCCGCGGCGCCGGCCACACCTGCCTTGGACACCGACACCGAGCCAACCGTCGAGATCACGGCGGCCAGCACGCCCGACATCGAGTACGTCGGTCCCTGCGCCTCCTGTGGCGGCACCGTCGGTGCCGACGGGTACTGCGAGACCTGCGGTACGAAGGCCGCCAAGCCCCGGGACCACTTCGCCGAGCAGCCCGCTCCGTGGGTGGCCGGCGTGTGCGACCGCGGCCTGCGGCACAGCCGCAACGAGGACGCGATGGCGCTCGGCGCGGATGCCGAGCCGGGCAGCCGCGCGCTGCTCGTGGTCTGCGACGGCGTGAGCTCCTCGCTCGACTCCGACGTCGCCTCGCTGGCAGCTGCCCGGGCGGCGGTCGAGGTACTCGCGGCCGGTCACGCCCAAGGGCTCGGTACCGAGTCGTCCCGGGCCGGTGCGATCGCCGCGCGGCTCCGGGCGGCGGCCGACGCGGCGAGTGACGCCGTACTCGACAGCACCAGTCCGGACAGCCCGAACCCCGCGTCCTGCACCTTCGTCGCGGCGGTGCTGGAGCAGGGCCTGTTGGTCGCGGGCAACGTCGGGGACAGCCGTGCGTACTGGTTCCCGGACGCGGGCGAGCCGGTCGCGTTGACCACCGACGACTCGTGGGCCGCCGAACTGATCGCGAGCGGGGTGACGCGCGAAGAGGCCGAGTCCGGGCCGCACGCGCACGCGATCACCCGCTGGCTCGGCAAGGACGCGCCGGACCACACGCCGCGGACCACCACCCTGGAGGTCGCCGGGCCGGGCTGGCTGCTGGTCTGCTCCGACGGCCTGTGGAACTACTGCTCCGAGGCGGCACCGCTGGCCGACCTCGTACGTCAGACAGCTGCGGAGCACGCGGATGAGCCGAAGGCCACCGCCTCCGCCCTGGTCGACTGGGCCAACGCCCAGGGTGGCCAGGACAACATCACCGTCGCGCTCGCGCGTCTCTAGAGGGGAACCCGGAATGGCCGACTTCACCGCCACCGTCTACCAGAACGAGTTCCTGCCCGACGGCGGGACCGACGTCCACGCCATCGTCACCGTGACGTGTACCGGGGCCGGCGCCGCCGGGCAGAGCGGTAGCGGTGACGCGGGCGAGATCATCATCGTCGACACCTCCGGCTCGATGGGCCGCGACGGCGTCCAGGCGGCCGCGTACGCCGCGCAGACCGCGCTCGACCAGATCCTCGACGGGGTCTGGTTCGCGGTGATCTCCGGCAACGACCGCGCGCAGCTAGCGTTCCCGCCGTCCGCGGAACCGGTGATGGTCCGGATGGATCCGTACACCCGGCAGGCCGCGAAAGACGCCGTCTCCCGCTTCTACGCCGACGGCGGTACCGCGATGGGCACCTGGCTGCGGCTGGCATCGCGGGTGTTCGCGACCGTGCCGTCGCTCTCGCAGAAGCACGCGCTGCTGCTGACCGACGGCGAGAACCAGCACGAGACGCCGGAGGCCCTGACCCAGGCGATCCAGTCGGTCACGGGGCAGTTCCAGTGCGACGCCCGCGGCGTCGGCGTGGCCTGGCAGGTGGACGAGGTACGGCGGATCGCGCAGGCGCTGCTCGGTACCGTCGACATCATCCCGGCACCGGACCAGCTGGCCGCCGAGTTCGCGAAGATCATCCGGAACGCGATGAGCCGGGGTGTCGCGCAGGCCGATCTGCGGGTGTGGGCGCCGCAGGGTGCGGAGGTGCTGTTCGTCCGGCAGGTCGCGCCGACGGTCGAGGACCTGACGTCGCGCCGAACTGCGGTCAACCCGTTGACCGGGTCGTACCCGACCGGGTCGTGGGGTGACGAGTCCCGCGACTACCACGTGGCGATCCGGCTGGCCGCGAAGGCGATCGGGCAGGAGCAGCTGGCTGCGCGGGTACAGCTGGTGCTCGGCGACGACACGGTCGCGCAGGGTCTGGTGAAGGCGCTGTGGTCGGCCGACGACGCGCTCACCACGCGGATCAGCCCGGAGGTCGCGCACTACACCGGCCAGACCGAGCTGGCGCAGGCGATCCAGGACGGCCTGGCCGCGAAGGCCGCCGGCGACACGGCGACCGCGACGACCAAGCTCGGCCGCGCCGTGCAGCTCGCCGCCGCGACCGGCAACGAGGAGGCGACCACCCGGCTCCGGAAGGTTGTGGACATCGACGACCAGGAAACGGGTACGGTGCGGCTCAAGCGCACCGTCGAGAAAGCCGACGAGATGGCACTCGACACGGCCTCCACCAAGACGACCCGGGTACGCAAATGACCGTGAACTGTCCCAGCGGACACCCCTCCACCTCCACCGACTACTGCGACGTCTGCGGCCTGCCGATCGGCGCTGCCGCGACGCCCGCCGGCGCGGCACTGCCTACTCCCGCCGTTCCGGCTCCGGGGCCGGCGACGCCCGGCACTCCAGGCGGGCCGACGCCGGGCGCTCCGGACGCACCGATCCCTGGCCAGACGTGCCCGAACTGTTCAGAGCCGGCGTCAGCTGACGCGCTGTTCTGCGAGAGCTGCGGGTACGACTTCACCACGGGGACGATGCCGCGGCCTGGCTCTTCGCTGGACCTGCCTGGCACGGCCCCGGCTCCGCCGGTCCCGTCTGTCCCGTCTGGGCCGTCTGCGCCGGCGGTGACGGCCGAGTGGGTGGTGGAGCGGTGGGTCGACCCCGACTGGTACGCCGTACAGCAGAGTGACGACCCGTGCCCGTCGCCGGGGCTGCCGACCGTGATCCCGTTGGTGGAGAAGAGCCTGCTGATCGGCCGCCCGTCCCGCAGCCGTGGCATCTCTCCCGAAGTCGACTGCGGCGACGACACCGGTGTCAGCCGCCGCCAGGCCCAACTGACCACGGACGGCCAGCGCTGGTGGGTGGAGGACCTACAGTCCTCCAACGGCACGTACGTCGCCTCCGCCGCCGGCCCGCTCCCGGAAACCCCCATCATCCCCGGCCAACGCCAAGAACTGAACGCCGACGACCGCATCTACGTCGGCGCCTGGACCCGCCTGGTAGTCCGCCGAGCCACCCCAGAAGAACAATCCGGCCAAGCGTAGCCACCGCACCAGCTGCGGCTGGCGCCCGCGGGTGGGCTATGGGAGTAGGACGATCTTGCCTCGGACGCCGCCGGAGGCGAGGAGGTCGAGGGCCTGTTGCGCCTCGGTGAGGGGCAGGGTTTTGGCGACGGTGGCGGTGAGTTGACCGGCTTCGGCCGCCCGGCTGATGGCTGTCAGCCGGGCGCCGCTCGGCTCGGCGCGAACGAGCTGCGGCGTGATGCCCCGCTCCGGGGTGAACTGCCCACCCGGCACCCAGAACTCGGGTACGACGGTGACATAGGCGCCACCGTCCCGCACCGCCGCAAACGCCCGTCGCGCCCGCTCTCCACCCACAACATCCAACGCCGCATCCACCCACCCCACGCCACCACCCGCCCCAACCACAGGCCCACCGGGCCCGACCACGGGCACGCCCGCCTCGCCCACGGGGACGCCCGCGCCGCCCACGAGGCCGCCGGCTCCGACCACCGCGGCGTCGGGGGTGAGCACTGTGATGCCGGCGGCTTGGGCGAGTTGGGTGGTGAAGCGGCCGACTGCGCCGCGGGGGGCGTTCACGAGTAGGGATTGGCCTGGGTGTAGGTCGAGGAGCTCCAGGGCCTGGTGTGCGGTGAGGGCCGCGAGGGGAAGCGTGGCGGCTTCGGCCCAGTCGAGGTTCGCCGGCTTCGGCGCGACGTACGACGCCGGCAGCGTCACGTACTCGGCGTACGAGCCGACCTGCGTCCGCGAGTGACCAGTGCTCGCGATCACGGCCGCGCCACGCTCCCAGTCACCCGCCTCGACCACGCCGGCCACGTCGTACCCCGGTACCAGCGGCAGCCGGAGCTCGTCGTACCAGCGGTACCGCCCGGCCAGCATGCCTAGGTCGGCAGGGCTCACCGCCGTCGCCATCACCTTGATCAGGACCTCGCCGGCACCGGGTTCCCGCATCGGCAGGGTGTGCGGCCGCAGGGTCGCCCCGGCGCCCACCCGATCGGTTGCCATCGCACGCATCGTCGTCATGCTCAGGACGCTAGGCCGCCCTGGAGCCGCTGTCGTTGATCGAGATCAATCGCCGCCGGATCCGGCTGAGTGCCTCCGGCGTCACGCCGACATACGCGGCGATGTGCCGCTGGGTGAGCCGCGCCGCGAGCTCCCCGTGGTCGGCGACGAAGCGCTGGTAGCGGGTGCTCGCGTCGTCGAGCAGCAGCTCGCGTTGCCGCTGGTCGAGCCGCAGGTACAGCTCTTCGGTCAGCTTCGCGATCAGCTGCTGCCAGCCGGGGCTCTCGGCAACAAGTACGTCGTACGCCGGCCGCTCCGCAACCAGCACGTCGGAGGTCTCGAGCGCCTCGATCGCTATCCGCGAAGGCTCCTGGCGGAGCGCCGCGCTGTAGGCGCACACCAGCTCCCCCTCGGCACGAAACGCAAGGGTCCTCTCGTTCCCACCCTCGTCGGTACCGAACAACCGGAACAACCCACGCTCGACCAACGCCACCCGATTCGGCGGATCCCCCTGCCGCACGAACAACTCACCCCGCTCAACCCGCACCGCCCGAAACAGCCGCCGCCCCCGCTCCGCCTCAGCCGCAGACAACTCCCCCACAAACCGCTCGAACTCGGACACCCACCCATTGTCCATCGAGCCGTCTCAACGGCTGAGCGGGTTGCTGGTGCGGGACACCCCGGTCGACGGCCGTGCTGCGGTCGCCGGCGCCGCCTGGACGATGTTCGTCACCCGCTGCCGGTGATCCGCGATCGCCGACCCCTGGATCGCCGTACTCATGAAGCCGACGGCGACGTTCCCGCTCTCCGGCGGTGCCTCCTGCAGGTCGATAGCGACCAACTGCCGCACCTGCGCCGGCGTGAACACCTCGGGAAGCACCCGCGACGCCGCACCGATCACCTGGGCCCGGTGCTGTACGCCGTCCTTGGCGAACGTCAGCTGATAGCCGAGGTACTGCCGGTCGGCGTTCATCAGCATCGCGCCCTTGGTGGAGTCGGCCCAGCGCGCCAGCGGCTCCAGCGCCCGCGGCATCCGGGCCGGACGGCCGGTGCAGGCCACGTACGCGTCGCCCTCGAGCGGCCGGCCGTCGGCGGTCCGCAGTTCCTGTCCGCGACCGTCGAGCATCCGGAACGTCGTCCGCCCGTCGGCACCGGTCGTCGTGCCGATGCCGCCCAGCCGAGCGCCCGCGACGGTGACCAGCCGCCCGGTCGCGGTCGGGTTCACGGCACGGTCGTGTTCCTCCAGGAACGGCGCGTACAGCGCGGTGTTCTGGAGCACCATCGGCGTCGCACCGCCGACCATGATCACGTTCGCGTCCGGGTTCCCGTCGAGGATGATCGCGGCGCTGGCGAATCCTGATCCACCGCGACCGGCGACCAGCCAGGTCTGGGCGGCACGTGGATCCGCGCTGCCGTTGCTGACCTCGTCCCCGAAGACAGCCCGCCCCGGCGCCTGCTGCCGCGCGGCGTCCCAGTCCGCGGTCGCCTGCAGCGTCCGGATCGCCTCGGCCAGCTCGGGCTGCGAATCGCTCAGCCCTTCTCGGCGCAGCGTCTCCAGGACGAGGGCCGCCGTACCGGGCTCTTCGGCCACCGGATACAGCTGGGTGAGCTGGTCGCGTAACTCGCCCGCGCGGCCCGATCCGATCGCGCCGAGATGATCGCCGATCACGTCGAGCGCGGCCGGTACGGTCTGCACGCCCCGCGAGACGCCGGGCACCCGTTCAGACGGCAGCCCGGTCGCGATCAACGGTGCTCCGTCGACGTCGACCCGCAGCGGCGCCGTACCGTCCGACGGCCGGATCTCGCCGATCAACCGGCCCGACGTCGCGACGCTCAGCTGCACCCGCCCGTTGACCACCGGACCGCGGACCGCGGCGGTGTCCTCCATGTAGTGCAGTGCGGCCAACGGAAAACGCTCCCGCGGGCGGGCGAACTCGTACGGATCACCGAGACCGCTTTCGTGCAGGTGCCGCATCTGATCGGTCGACTGGACGAGCGCCCGTAGCGGATCGACGTGCCACCGCTGCCGGTCGTCGACGAGCACCGCACCTTCGGGTCGTGCCGTCAGCGCTGCACCACCACCGATCATCAATCGGACCCGCGGAGTCATGCCCGCACGCAACGACTGCATGGTCAGCGCACTCAACCGCTCGCGCTCGAGCCGGGCCTTCTCGACGAGCTGCTGGAGGTCCTGCCGCTCGGTCACCTGGAGCTGCGGCGAGGGCAACGTGCGGGCCTGGGTCGCCACCGCTTCCCGGTGCCGCGCCAGCGCCTCCTGATCGGCCGGCTGCAGTTCCTCGATCGGCCGGCCGAGCTCGGCCAGCCAGCGCGCGCCCGGTGTGCTCAGCAACGGTTCTACGGCGAGCCGGCGATAGGCGCAGGCGTCTTCCTCGCCCGCCGTACCGCCGCGAACGCGTAGTCCGCAGTCATCGACACCGGCCGAGAAGGCGTCCCGCGCCGCAGCGCGCCGGGCCGGGTCCACGGCCGGGTCCGCGCCCTGCCGGGCATGCCAGTCGAGGGCCGCGATCCTGATCAGGTCGTTGTCGCCGAACTCCGCCGCCCGCGGGTCACCCCGGTCCCCGGCCCGGGCCGGGTCGAGCAGTTGCGTCCGTACCGGCGGCAGGTCCAGCTCGGCCCGCCGCCGTACCGCGGACAGCTCCGCAGCCGATGCCGACAGCAACGGTCCGATCTCGTCGTCACGCAGCCGGTCGGACAGCTGGACGACGTGGTTGTCGGTGCTCGTGTTGACGTGTACCCGGACCTGCCGGCCACCGGTCAGCGCCGCGGCGTCCAGCCGTACCGTGATCTGCCGGCCACTGGGGTCCGCCGAGGTGAAGTACTCCCGGCCGCTGTCCGCGTCGCGGTGCAGTTGCGGATCGGCCAGCGGACCGGCGAGCCGGAGCCCGTTCACGACCTGCGGCCACAACAGCTGAGCTTGTGCCCTGACCCGTGCCGCGTCAGGCACCCGGCGATCGTCCGTGTCCAGCCCTCTCGACCTCCTCCGACGGTGTCTCGCCGAGGCAGCCTACTGCGGCACCCGGTTCAGAACCGGCGCCCACGTACACTCGCTCACGTGTTAGCTGCCCGTTCTCTTCAGGAAGCCAGGCTGTACGTCGATCTGCGCCCGTGCGACTGCGGTACGACGAGTCCGTTCGACCCGGAGTTCAGTGTCGAAGAGGTCGACGGGCAGTCGGTCGTGGTCTACAGCGGTACCTGCCCCAACTGTGGTACCGAGCGGCGGTTCGAGTTCGCCGGTGTGCCGGACGGCGACGGGTTCGGTGCCGGAACGTCGAGCATCATCGACCCGGGCGAGTTCCTCTGGGTGAGCGACGCTGCGACCGATCAGGCGCTGTCCGCCGCGACCGGACCGGATCCGGCGGATCGGCAGGCGGCGCAGGCGGCGTTCGAGACCGCGCTGGCGGCGTTGGACGAAGTGCTGAAGTTCGTGCCGGCCGGTGCGACCGAGGTGCCCGCGGAGGTCATCCGCTCCGAGCTCGGCCGGACCGTGTACGACGCGAACCCGGATCGCTTCCAGATCGAGCGGTTGGAACAGCGCCGCGCGATGATCACGGACGCACAGCAGCGCGTCAGCGTCTGACCTTTCACCCTTCGGGTTGGGGGTGGTGGGTCCAGTGGGGGGCTGGGTGTACGCACAGCCATTCGATCAGGGGCAGGCCTACTACTACCGGGATTGCCCAGGTCCAGGGGGTTTCGGGGAGGGTGGTGATGGCGATGGCGGTCCAGAGTGCGACCCAGCCGCCGCCGTAGCCGCGGAGTACGCCGCGGTACCAGAGGCCGCCGGGGGACTCGGCGGCACGTTGGCCGAAGTACACGAACAGGTACGACGCGATCGTGATCGGCCAGAGATACCACAGGCCGGCCCAGTCGTACGGGACGAGTACGAGCGCGGTCAGGCAGACCAGCGCGATCGCCCAGTGGTAAACCTCGCCGGCCCAGTTCAGCCCGCGGCGGCGCAAGGTGCGCACGATCGCCAACGGGCCGAACGGGACGGCGAGCAGCCCCGCGACAACCTGCAGGATCGAGGCGATGTCACGCATCGCACTCCCCGAGCCTCCCTGACATGTCAGGGAGCATAGGGATTCACGTCCTGCACGTCACGAGCTCGCGCCGTTAGTTCTCCGGGAACGAGAGGACGCGGCGGACCGCGAAGTTCCGGTACCCGAGGCGCTCGAAACTCTTCGCCATCGGGACGTTGCCGAAGTCGGTGTCGGCGCGGATGTGTTCGGCGCCGGTCTCGGCGAGCAGGTGGGTGATCTCCGCGAGCAGGTCGTCGCTCAGCCCGCGACCGCGATGCTCCGGTACGACGCCGAGGTACCCGACGACCGGGCCGGCCGCGTTCGCCGTCGGCAGCGCGAACCCGACGCATTGATCCCCGTCGTACGCCAGCCGCCACAGCCCGCGGTCGCCCGGCATCGACTTGTAGATCGCGAGCTCTTCCCGCGCCGCTCCCTCCACACCGAGCCGCGCGATCTCCCGTGCCGTCCCAGCGTCCAGGCTGCCCTGGCTGACCCGCAGGAACACATCGACGAACGCCTCGTCGTCGGCCGGCTCGAACCGCAGCCGGGTGGAGCGCGGCGGCAGGCCGTACTCCGGCCTCCACTCGTACCGCAGCCGATCGGTGACGGTGGTCATCCCGACCGCGGCCGCCGCCCGCACCCGTGGCTCGAGTGCCGCGACCACTTCCGGCCGGTCCTCCCAGTCGCTGTCCAGGAAGAAGTGGTACTCCGGCGGCTCCTGGCCGTCCGGGCGGGTCGCGACGGCCTGCTTCAGCAGCTCGGTCCAGGTCGGTACCGGGTCGTCGTCGCCGACGTAGTACAGGCCGTCGATGCTGTACGGGTGCTGCTCACCCGGCATGCCCCACCAGATCGCCAGCGCCCGGATCACGCCGTTCTCCTCGGCGACCCAGGTCCAGTCGTGCTTGTAGTAGCCGGCGGCAACGTATTCGCGGTACCGGTCGGCGGTGACGGTGTTCACGGACTTCTGCTCGATCAGAGCAAGGATGGTGTCGAGGTCGGCCTCGACGGTGGTGCGGATGGTCACGAAATCCTCCAGCAGGAGGCGCGGGCTCCGCTCAGTGCGAGCTGTGCGAGCGGATCGGACGCGCCGGGAAACAAGTCAGTGTGTTCATCGGTCGCTCCTTCCGCTCCGGGATCTCTCTCGCCGGGCAAGACAGTAGAGGTCCGACCGGGTCATCGTCCAGCCAGTTTCGGCTGTGGATGGAACAGCTGACGGTAGTGTGGTCGGTACGTTGAGTGATCGGGAGGACTGTTCGCGATGCCGACTCTGCGTCCGCTGGCCGCCGGACTGTTGCTGACTGCCGCACTGCTCGTGTTCGGCCGGCCCGAGTCGGGGCTGGCCGAAGCGACCGGCGACCCGCTACGGCTCACCAACGGGTTGTACGTCGATCCGTCCTCGGACGCAGCGGCCTATGTACGCCGGCATCCCGAGGACACCGCGCTCGCGTCGAAGATCGCCGCGCAGCCGTCGGCGCGTTGGGTCGGCGCGTGGAGCGGCGACGTACAGGCGGACGTCACGGCGTACACGAGCGCGGCCGCGAAGGAGGGCAAGCTGCCGGTGCTGGTGACGGACAACCTGCCAGGACGGCAGTGCGGGATCGGTGGCGGGGCCGCGTCGGATGCGGCGTACCGGGCCTGGATCTCCGCAGTGTCGGCGGGGATCGGGACGCGGCCGGCGGTGGTGGTGCTGGAGCCGGACGCGCTGGCGCGGCTCGACTGCTATCCGGCCTCGGAGTGGGACGGGCGGATCGCGATGCTCAAGTACGCGGTCGGCGTGCTCGCGGGAAAGAACCCGAACACGTGGACTTATCTGGACGCGGGGAATGTGACGTCGGGTGACGCGAAGGAGATCGCGCGGCGGTTGCGGCTCGCCGACGTGGGAAAGGTTCGCGGGTTCGCGGTTAATACCGCCAACTACTTCACCACTGACCAGT contains the following coding sequences:
- a CDS encoding PP2C family serine/threonine-protein phosphatase → MDAAMTSTTDTACPNCGGPVAASDRFCEACGTELRPAAAAPATPALDTDTEPTVEITAASTPDIEYVGPCASCGGTVGADGYCETCGTKAAKPRDHFAEQPAPWVAGVCDRGLRHSRNEDAMALGADAEPGSRALLVVCDGVSSSLDSDVASLAAARAAVEVLAAGHAQGLGTESSRAGAIAARLRAAADAASDAVLDSTSPDSPNPASCTFVAAVLEQGLLVAGNVGDSRAYWFPDAGEPVALTTDDSWAAELIASGVTREEAESGPHAHAITRWLGKDAPDHTPRTTTLEVAGPGWLLVCSDGLWNYCSEAAPLADLVRQTAAEHADEPKATASALVDWANAQGGQDNITVALARL
- a CDS encoding vWA domain-containing protein translates to MADFTATVYQNEFLPDGGTDVHAIVTVTCTGAGAAGQSGSGDAGEIIIVDTSGSMGRDGVQAAAYAAQTALDQILDGVWFAVISGNDRAQLAFPPSAEPVMVRMDPYTRQAAKDAVSRFYADGGTAMGTWLRLASRVFATVPSLSQKHALLLTDGENQHETPEALTQAIQSVTGQFQCDARGVGVAWQVDEVRRIAQALLGTVDIIPAPDQLAAEFAKIIRNAMSRGVAQADLRVWAPQGAEVLFVRQVAPTVEDLTSRRTAVNPLTGSYPTGSWGDESRDYHVAIRLAAKAIGQEQLAARVQLVLGDDTVAQGLVKALWSADDALTTRISPEVAHYTGQTELAQAIQDGLAAKAAGDTATATTKLGRAVQLAAATGNEEATTRLRKVVDIDDQETGTVRLKRTVEKADEMALDTASTKTTRVRK
- a CDS encoding FHA domain-containing protein produces the protein MTAEWVVERWVDPDWYAVQQSDDPCPSPGLPTVIPLVEKSLLIGRPSRSRGISPEVDCGDDTGVSRRQAQLTTDGQRWWVEDLQSSNGTYVASAAGPLPETPIIPGQRQELNADDRIYVGAWTRLVVRRATPEEQSGQA
- a CDS encoding NADP-dependent oxidoreductase → MTTMRAMATDRVGAGATLRPHTLPMREPGAGEVLIKVMATAVSPADLGMLAGRYRWYDELRLPLVPGYDVAGVVEAGDWERGAAVIASTGHSRTQVGSYAEYVTLPASYVAPKPANLDWAEAATLPLAALTAHQALELLDLHPGQSLLVNAPRGAVGRFTTQLAQAAGITVLTPDAAVVGAGGLVGGAGVPVGEAGVPVVGPGGPVVGAGGGVGWVDAALDVVGGERARRAFAAVRDGGAYVTVVPEFWVPGGQFTPERGITPQLVRAEPSGARLTAISRAAEAGQLTATVAKTLPLTEAQQALDLLASGGVRGKIVLLP
- a CDS encoding Crp/Fnr family transcriptional regulator, translated to MSEFERFVGELSAAEAERGRRLFRAVRVERGELFVRQGDPPNRVALVERGLFRLFGTDEGGNERTLAFRAEGELVCAYSAALRQEPSRIAIEALETSDVLVAERPAYDVLVAESPGWQQLIAKLTEELYLRLDQRQRELLLDDASTRYQRFVADHGELAARLTQRHIAAYVGVTPEALSRIRRRLISINDSGSRAA
- a CDS encoding GNAT family N-acetyltransferase, with the protein product MTIRTTVEADLDTILALIEQKSVNTVTADRYREYVAAGYYKHDWTWVAEENGVIRALAIWWGMPGEQHPYSIDGLYYVGDDDPVPTWTELLKQAVATRPDGQEPPEYHFFLDSDWEDRPEVVAALEPRVRAAAAVGMTTVTDRLRYEWRPEYGLPPRSTRLRFEPADDEAFVDVFLRVSQGSLDAGTAREIARLGVEGAAREELAIYKSMPGDRGLWRLAYDGDQCVGFALPTANAAGPVVGYLGVVPEHRGRGLSDDLLAEITHLLAETGAEHIRADTDFGNVPMAKSFERLGYRNFAVRRVLSFPEN
- a CDS encoding glycoside hydrolase family 6 protein, yielding MPTLRPLAAGLLLTAALLVFGRPESGLAEATGDPLRLTNGLYVDPSSDAAAYVRRHPEDTALASKIAAQPSARWVGAWSGDVQADVTAYTSAAAKEGKLPVLVTDNLPGRQCGIGGGAASDAAYRAWISAVSAGIGTRPAVVVLEPDALARLDCYPASEWDGRIAMLKYAVGVLAGKNPNTWTYLDAGNVTSGDAKEIARRLRLADVGKVRGFAVNTANYFTTDQSVARGNEILTALGGGAHYVIDTARNGNGSDGSSCNPPARKLGTQPAVATAPVDLNLWLRTPGESDGPCGLTPTLPTRAFSPLLAHHLITGT